The segment GAATGCTAGAAGCTACGCTCAATAAAAAAGGAAGAGCCATTATAGCTGCCTCTGGCAATGCAGGTCACATGAATCAGCATATACGTTTCACACCTAACAATGATACCAGCTTTTCTGATTTCACTTATTCTTCGGGCTTTCTAGGAACTTATTTTAATTTCTGGGCGGATACGTCAGATGTTCGAAATTTAATCATTGGAATTCAAGCAGACTCTAATCCTACTTTACTACCTTTATCTCAATCTTATTTTTTCCCATTTAAATCGAGATTCCTTGATTCATTAATCAAGTATGGCTATTACGAAGACTCCATGGTAGTTAAAAATATTATTGATAGCCCAATGGGTACAGCAATATTTTATGTCTTAAAACAAGAAAATACTGTCAATTTTCAATGCTATATCAAACCTAAAAAAACTACCTATCTATGGAGATTCTCCGCTGCTGGTCAGGGAAAATTAGATATGTGGGTACACCCATCCTTACAAACAACATCAGCCTTGTATACCAGTCCGTTGCCAACTCCTGCAGTTAATCCTGCTATTGTGCGATACAAACTATCAGATCAGGCATGTTCTATTGTATCTGGATTTCAATGTTCGGATAAGATTATAACCGTAGGAAATTATGTCAATAAACATGGAATTATCGATATCGATACCATATATAGAGCATATGGTGGCAAGCAAAATGAAATAGCCAGTAACTCGAGTAAAGGACCTACACGCGATGATCGCATCAAGCCAGATATCGTAGCCACAGGAGCTGGAACTCTCACTACTATAGACTCTATCACGGGTGCATCTTATGCAGGGAATGTTTCACTTCGAAGACGATTAGGGATTACAGGAAAATATGTCATAGCCGGAGGAACATCAATGTCTTCTCCCGTTGTAACAGGAACTCTAGCCTTACTTTTAGAAAAAAAATCAGATTATTGGTCCAGTCAGTTACTCTATCTGCTGAAAAAGACAGCTAAAAAAGACAGTTTTACAACACCAATAGCGAATAGCACCTATGGCTATGGCAAAGTCGACGCCTTTCGACTATTGAGCTATCAACCAACCTATGGCTGCAAAGATACTGGAAGCATTAACTATAGTGTATCTAGTGATTTTGAGGATAGCAGTTTTTGTGTTAAAAAAGTCTATGGATGCACGGACACGGGAAGCATCAACTATAACCCTTTGGCGAATGTTGATAATGGTTCTTGTATCAAAAAAGTTTATGGATGTACCGACACGGGAAGCATCAACTATAACCCTTTGGCGAATGTCGATAATGGTTCTTGTATCAAAAAAGTTTATGGATGCACGGACACGGGAAGCATCAACTATAACCCTTTGGCGAATGTTGATAATGGTTCTTGTATCAAAAAAGTTTATGGATGTACCGACACGGGAAGTATCAACTATAACCCTTTGGCTAATGTCGATAATGATTCTTGTATCAAAAAAGTTTATGGATGCACAAATCCTAAGGCTATAAATTATAATCCCAAAGCAAATGTAAATGATGGCTCATGCGCATTTCCGCCATCATCTATAGTCAACTATGAATCAAATAAACTTGTCATTTATCCTAATCCAACAGATGATAAGATATATTTCCATATTCCATCAAACATCAAAAGCCTAGATGTTTCCTTATTTAATGTATATGGAATCAAAATTAGAGATATCAATGTGGTTCACCAGAAGGTTGTTTCCTTAGAAAATTTAGCCAAAGGGGTGTATTATTTAGTGGTCTATACAGATGGAACTATGGAGAAATATAGAATTCTATTGAAATAATATCTTAAATTTGCTAAAAATTTAAAACATGATATTAAAAAGTATTCACGGATTGGTGGCTTATTTTTTTCTAATAACAACTATTGCTTTTGTTATAGTATCACTAATCGGGTTTTTTCAAAAATCAGAATTTAAGAAACTTAATATGACCTTAGGGCGTCTTTCTTTCATAACTAGTCACTTTCAGTTGCTATTAGGCTTTGGTGTATGGTTTCAAATGGGTTATCTCACAATGATGAGTGAAAATATGAAGGGCGTTATGAGCGAGAAAGCTCTGCGAATGCTTGCGGTGGAGCATCCAGCTACTAATATATTAGCCATAGCTTTGCTTACTATTGGCTTTATTTCCATCAAAAAATCAACTTTAGACCAAACCAAACATATCAAAGGAATATTGTATTTCGGCATTGCCTTGATACTTATCCTATCCAGAATACCATATAAAACATGGTTAAATCTATAAACGAAGTCAATAAAATCATTTTAGACGCGCAGCAGCTTGACTTTATACTGCATCGTCTAACTCATCAATTGATAGAGGTTCATGGAGATTTTAATGATTCTATGCTACTAGGTGTGCAACCTAGAGGTATAATTTTGTGCGACCTTATTCACCAATTGATAGAGCAAAAATTAAAAAAGAAAGTACACAAGGGATACATCGATATTTCTATGCACAGAGATGATATTCATATTCAAGGTACGAGTTTGACCATGGCAAAAACCGAAATTCCCTGTTCATTAGATAAAAAAAATATAATACTCATAGATGATGTGCTTTATACTGGTCGAACAATACGTGCTGCGCTAGATACGCTGATGGATTATGGAAGACCGAGGGATATAGAATTGCTCGTACTAATAGATCGCAGACTGCATAGGCATGTACCTATTCAGGCTAAATACATAGGGCGAACTATAGACTCTATAGAAGAGGAAAAAGTCAGAGTTTTATTAGAAAAAGATTCAAAAAAAAATAGAGTGGAAATACTCACTCAGAAATAGATATGTTTAAACACAAGCATTTACTAGGAATAGAACCACTTCATAAAGATGAAATCGTTCAAATTTTGGATCAAGCACAGCAATTCAAAGACATCATCAATCGACCTGTGAAAAAAGTGCCGACATTGCGCGATTTCACTATAGCTAATTTATTCTTTGAAAATTCAACGCGCACAAAGCTCTCATTTGAACTAGCGCAGAAGCGACTTTCCGCAGACGTTCTTAATTTTTCGTCTTCTAATTCTTCGGTGAAAAAAGGGGAAACACTGCTCGATACGGTCAATAATATATTGGCTATGAAGGTAGATATGGTCGTCATTAGACACAGTAGCCCAGGTGTTCCTATTTTCCTCTCCAAACATATCGATGCCCATATCGTCAATGCAGGGGATGGAACGCATGAGCACCCAACGCAGGCATTGCTTGATGCCTTTTCTATTCGCGAAAAACATAGTGGATTCAAAGGACTCAATGTGGCTATTATCGGTGATATCATGCACTCTAGAGTCGCTCTATCCAATATATTCTGTCTCAAAAAACTAGGAGCGAATGTGAAGCTCTGCGGTCCACCTACCTTGATACCAAAATATGTCGAAGAGCTGGGGGTCACCGTGAGTCACAATATAGAAGAAACGCTTGCTTGGTGCGATGTAGCCAATGTACTTCGCATACAAATGGAGCGTGCAGACGATGCTTATTTCCCATCGACCAGTGAATATGCACAATTCTATGGAGTCAATATGGAGCGCCTTGATAAACTATCAAAAAACATAACGATACTGCATCCAGGTCCTATTAATCGAGGCGTCGAAATTACAACGGATGTAGCTGATTCTGCTCATTCCGTCATTCTCGATCAGGTAGAAAATGGCGTCGCCGTGCGAATGGCAGTAACCTATTTGCTTTTTTCGCAGAGAATGCAGAGAAGTTAAGTTAGAGAATTAATCCTTCTTAGATTTTAAAATACGATCCAAAGTAGTCAAAGAAGGTAGGTATTGTCTAAATAAATTCATATTGTAAGAATCGCCCTCATCATAAAGGTTCTGTGCATTCATTTCAAAACAAAACGCAGGCTCCAATGTAAAATTTTGATCCAATTTTATCTCATAATAGAGGTGTCGTTTAGAACTACTAATGCTTTCTTCATGTTTCATTAACTTAATAGATTGAATCTTACCATTGAGACCTGTCAACCTATAGGGCTTGCTCCTACCACCAGAATATAGAACAACGAGAGAACCATCTTCGATACCAATAGGAAAATCTTTGATAGCTAATTTATTATCAATAGCATCAAATCTAAATGTATCTTGTTCTAATTTAGACTTTAGACTAGATGATTTGCAAAATCCGAGAACAACTTTAATCTTTTTATCATCCACTTCACCTTCTATATGTTTTGCAAAATCTAAACTCGAATTTAATTTTGAAATTTTCTTAATGTAATTTAATCTAGTAGCTTCAACTTCGATTTCACTTTTTCTATTTTTACTTATTTCAAGAAAATCGATTTCTTTATCTATTCCTAAGAATCTTCTATTGCAAAGATTAGCAGAAATGCCGGTAGTACTGCTGCCTGTAAAAGGGTCTAGTATCCATGCTCGCGGTTTGGTCGATGCTAAAATCAATCTAGTCAATACCGACAATGGCTTCTGTGTCGGATGCTTACCGCAGGATTTTTCCCACGGAGATATGGCTGGAAGAGTCCAAACATCTTTCATCTGTTTGTCTCCATTGAGCTTTTTCATCAACTCATAGTTATAATAATGCGGGATTTTTTCAGATTTTCTAGCCCAGATTATTTGCTCAGTAGAATAAGTAAAATAACGACAAGAAAAATTAGGCGGAGGATTGGTTTTTTCCCAAGTGATGACATTTAGTATTTTAAAACCTAGCTCTGTCAATATCTGCCCGACTGAAAAAATATTATGCATCGTGCCACTTATCCATATCGTAGCATCTTCTTTCATTTTGTCACGCACCAAAGAAAGCTACTTTCCATAGAACTGATTAATGTATTCAAAACCGTGATATTTGTCCCAATTACCCTTGTTTACGCCAACAATTTGTCCGTTATAATTGATAGTCCGTTGTTTGATAAAAAATAGGGTGGGTCAGCAAAAACCATATCAATCAATTAATGATTTCAATCGTTCTAGATTTTCGAAAATATGGTTTTGGGGTTGATTTGACTCTTCAAAATGCTTTTGCTCATCTGAATACAGATAATTAATAACTTCTTTCGTTAGTGAGTTTATCTCATCTGACTTACTTTGGCTGTTTATATCGGTAAAATTTACTTCAGCAAAGTCATTGTAGTCTAATACTATTTCTGCTTTTTCATATTGCTCATTTACCTTTGATAAAGCTTCTTGAATGTTCTCAGCCTGAATTTCTACCACACGAGCAAGTAACTCTTGAATTTCAATTTTAAATGTTTCCATATTTAATTTTTTTGTATTTACCTCGACCAACAAATTCAATAATCCCTTTATCACGGAGTATTTGAAGTTGTTGTCTGATTTTGTCTTTAATGAAATTGTTATTAGGATATTTCAATTTGAGTTTATTCTCACAATTATAGACTTCTTCAAGATTGAAAACATCAGTTTTTATTTCATCAACACACTTCATAATATCTAAAATCCAACCCTTTGCATCACTTGATTTCTGCCTAAGAAACAAAGTTTTATTAAAAAATTTATTTACCACTTCACGGTCAATAATCTCTGAGTTTTTTACCAAATAAATTTTGCCTGACTCAGCCACTTTGGATATGTCAATATTGCACCCTATCCATCCTGCTCTCCTTGCCGTTAGAGCTAATGGTGATCTTTTAATGATAATTTCTTCTGTAAAGAATTGTTTAGGAATAATCAAAAAGTCGTTAACACTCCAATTCTTTGAATATGTTAGAAAGAAAAAATTTGGATTGTTTTCAGAGTTTATTCTTTCAATCATTGTTGAATAAGCTCCGTCCGTAATTGTATTCGTGAGTTCCCCACCCTTACTTTTTAATTCAAATTCTTCTAAACATTTTTTGCAATAAAAGTCAGCAACAGGTCTATTGTTTTCAAATTCATTTAATGGTAAATCTCCGCAACTAGGACAATATGAATTGTTTAGAACCCAATTTTCTGTGAGAATTCT is part of the Chitinophagales bacterium genome and harbors:
- a CDS encoding S8 family peptidase, translating into MRLKFEQHVGEYPLIIEAEPGHLNQYLERNKQIKIGTSIGNYFTIYVPKENIHDLYKQTWIRRIEDGLIEMRPLLDSARILNNIDSVHSGIAPLTANYKGRNVLVGIIDFGLEWRHLDFKNAPNDSRILALWDQNKDSIPPVGYSYGHLWTKNAIDSGYCRHVANISTSHGTNVTGIAVGNGNSYSPNRGTAPEAKIAFVSLKNNSAWLSNMIDGVHYILKLADSLNLPAVINLSVGTYDGSHDGRDASTRMLEATLNKKGRAIIAASGNAGHMNQHIRFTPNNDTSFSDFTYSSGFLGTYFNFWADTSDVRNLIIGIQADSNPTLLPLSQSYFFPFKSRFLDSLIKYGYYEDSMVVKNIIDSPMGTAIFYVLKQENTVNFQCYIKPKKTTYLWRFSAAGQGKLDMWVHPSLQTTSALYTSPLPTPAVNPAIVRYKLSDQACSIVSGFQCSDKIITVGNYVNKHGIIDIDTIYRAYGGKQNEIASNSSKGPTRDDRIKPDIVATGAGTLTTIDSITGASYAGNVSLRRRLGITGKYVIAGGTSMSSPVVTGTLALLLEKKSDYWSSQLLYLLKKTAKKDSFTTPIANSTYGYGKVDAFRLLSYQPTYGCKDTGSINYSVSSDFEDSSFCVKKVYGCTDTGSINYNPLANVDNGSCIKKVYGCTDTGSINYNPLANVDNGSCIKKVYGCTDTGSINYNPLANVDNGSCIKKVYGCTDTGSINYNPLANVDNDSCIKKVYGCTNPKAINYNPKANVNDGSCAFPPSSIVNYESNKLVIYPNPTDDKIYFHIPSNIKSLDVSLFNVYGIKIRDINVVHQKVVSLENLAKGVYYLVVYTDGTMEKYRILLK
- a CDS encoding aspartate carbamoyltransferase catalytic subunit — its product is MFKHKHLLGIEPLHKDEIVQILDQAQQFKDIINRPVKKVPTLRDFTIANLFFENSTRTKLSFELAQKRLSADVLNFSSSNSSVKKGETLLDTVNNILAMKVDMVVIRHSSPGVPIFLSKHIDAHIVNAGDGTHEHPTQALLDAFSIREKHSGFKGLNVAIIGDIMHSRVALSNIFCLKKLGANVKLCGPPTLIPKYVEELGVTVSHNIEETLAWCDVANVLRIQMERADDAYFPSTSEYAQFYGVNMERLDKLSKNITILHPGPINRGVEITTDVADSAHSVILDQVENGVAVRMAVTYLLFSQRMQRS
- a CDS encoding DpnD/PcfM family protein, with protein sequence METFKIEIQELLARVVEIQAENIQEALSKVNEQYEKAEIVLDYNDFAEVNFTDINSQSKSDEINSLTKEVINYLYSDEQKHFEESNQPQNHIFENLERLKSLID
- the pyrR gene encoding bifunctional pyr operon transcriptional regulator/uracil phosphoribosyltransferase PyrR, yielding MVKSINEVNKIILDAQQLDFILHRLTHQLIEVHGDFNDSMLLGVQPRGIILCDLIHQLIEQKLKKKVHKGYIDISMHRDDIHIQGTSLTMAKTEIPCSLDKKNIILIDDVLYTGRTIRAALDTLMDYGRPRDIELLVLIDRRLHRHVPIQAKYIGRTIDSIEEEKVRVLLEKDSKKNRVEILTQK
- a CDS encoding site-specific DNA-methyltransferase, whose amino-acid sequence is MRDKMKEDATIWISGTMHNIFSVGQILTELGFKILNVITWEKTNPPPNFSCRYFTYSTEQIIWARKSEKIPHYYNYELMKKLNGDKQMKDVWTLPAISPWEKSCGKHPTQKPLSVLTRLILASTKPRAWILDPFTGSSTTGISANLCNRRFLGIDKEIDFLEISKNRKSEIEVEATRLNYIKKISKLNSSLDFAKHIEGEVDDKKIKVVLGFCKSSSLKSKLEQDTFRFDAIDNKLAIKDFPIGIEDGSLVVLYSGGRSKPYRLTGLNGKIQSIKLMKHEESISSSKRHLYYEIKLDQNFTLEPAFCFEMNAQNLYDEGDSYNMNLFRQYLPSLTTLDRILKSKKD